A window of Sulfurimonas gotlandica GD1 contains these coding sequences:
- the ligA gene encoding NAD-dependent DNA ligase LigA has product MNLEDYKKAVEQLNLYSHHYYVLDDPITTDEVYDKLYHEVVRFEENNKNAVLYSSPSQRVGDAVSSGFTKASHLSRMWSLEDIFDSEGLEKWLTKTYKLDSNISFYCEPKFDGASLNLVYENGELVQGITRGDGSVGELITQNVKTIRSIPLTIAHKERIEIRGEVVIFKDEFDKINEARLKAGEAVFANPRNAAAGSLRQLDSSITASRNLVFLPYGVGEDSLEYKLLSDKMAYIYELGFRKPPASSTCKGYDEIEAIYEVMKNDRDSYPMMLDGMVIKVNEIASQIDMGYTVKNPRFSVAYKFPAVEKITTIRAIVLQVGRSGAVTPVAQVEPTDIDGVVVERATLHNFDEIDRKDIRLNDKVIILRSGDVIPKIIKVLTHERDGSEVPYERPTLCPVCDSELLDEGVLLKCQNLECEARVVNSIIYFASKPCLNIDGLGNKIVEALFVSGLVKSVVDLFDLTLDKLLALEGFKEKKSQNLLNSLEAAKGCDYWRFINSLGIEHVGEVASKTLSENFGSSFIDATKEEIVACDGIGEEMAESVLEFVRVNRETILNLQEILKPLEPVQKAEAVENPFKGKTAVLTGTMSESRGAIKEMLEEFGAKVSGSVSKKTDFLIYGEDAGSKYDKAMSLGVECLTEDEMRSKISENA; this is encoded by the coding sequence ATGAATTTAGAAGATTATAAAAAAGCAGTTGAGCAGTTAAACCTCTACTCTCATCACTACTATGTATTAGATGATCCTATTACAACGGATGAAGTGTATGATAAGCTGTATCATGAAGTTGTACGATTTGAAGAGAATAATAAAAATGCAGTTCTGTATTCTTCTCCTTCGCAAAGAGTCGGTGACGCTGTCTCGAGTGGATTTACAAAGGCTTCGCATCTATCACGTATGTGGTCTCTAGAAGATATCTTTGACTCAGAGGGTTTAGAGAAGTGGCTTACTAAGACATATAAACTAGATAGTAATATCTCTTTTTATTGTGAACCAAAATTTGATGGGGCTTCTCTTAATCTTGTCTATGAAAATGGTGAATTAGTTCAAGGAATCACTCGTGGTGATGGTAGTGTAGGAGAACTTATAACTCAAAATGTTAAAACAATCCGCTCTATCCCACTAACGATAGCGCATAAAGAACGCATAGAGATTCGCGGTGAAGTCGTAATCTTTAAAGATGAGTTTGACAAAATAAACGAAGCAAGATTAAAAGCAGGTGAAGCAGTATTTGCAAATCCAAGAAATGCAGCGGCTGGAAGTTTAAGACAACTGGACTCTAGCATAACAGCATCTAGGAACTTGGTGTTTTTACCTTATGGTGTAGGCGAGGATTCGTTAGAGTATAAATTGCTTAGTGATAAGATGGCATATATTTATGAACTTGGATTTAGAAAACCACCTGCGAGTTCTACATGTAAAGGCTATGACGAGATAGAAGCCATATATGAAGTTATGAAAAATGATAGAGATTCTTACCCTATGATGCTTGATGGTATGGTTATAAAAGTCAACGAGATAGCATCTCAGATTGATATGGGCTATACAGTTAAAAACCCTCGCTTCTCAGTGGCTTATAAATTTCCTGCAGTTGAGAAGATTACGACTATAAGAGCGATAGTACTTCAAGTTGGACGAAGTGGTGCAGTAACTCCTGTCGCACAGGTTGAACCAACTGACATAGACGGTGTTGTAGTAGAGCGTGCAACTCTTCATAATTTTGATGAGATAGATAGAAAAGATATCCGCTTAAATGATAAGGTAATTATTCTTAGAAGCGGAGATGTAATACCAAAAATCATTAAAGTCTTAACTCATGAGAGAGATGGAAGTGAAGTTCCATATGAGCGTCCAACACTCTGTCCAGTTTGCGATAGTGAACTTTTAGATGAGGGTGTATTGCTGAAGTGTCAAAACTTGGAGTGTGAGGCTAGGGTAGTAAACTCTATTATATACTTTGCATCTAAGCCATGTCTAAATATTGATGGTTTAGGAAATAAGATAGTTGAAGCTCTGTTTGTTTCTGGACTTGTAAAAAGTGTTGTTGATTTGTTTGATCTGACTCTAGATAAACTCTTGGCTCTAGAAGGTTTTAAAGAGAAGAAGTCTCAAAATCTTCTAAACTCTTTAGAAGCAGCAAAGGGCTGTGACTACTGGAGATTTATAAACTCTTTAGGCATCGAACATGTGGGAGAGGTCGCATCTAAGACTCTTAGTGAAAACTTTGGTTCTTCATTTATTGATGCTACAAAAGAAGAGATAGTTGCATGTGATGGCATCGGTGAAGAGATGGCAGAGTCTGTTTTAGAGTTTGTAAGAGTAAACCGTGAGACTATACTAAACCTCCAAGAGATTTTAAAACCACTTGAACCTGTACAAAAAGCTGAAGCAGTAGAAAATCCTTTTAAAGGGAAAACTGCTGTTCTCACTGGAACTATGAGTGAGTCACGTGGTGCAATCAAAGAGATGTTAGAAGAGTTCGGTGCTAAGGTCTCAGGTTCAGTATCTAAAAAGACTGACTTTTTGATTTATGGTGAAGATGCTGGAAGTAAATACGACAAGGCAATGAGTCTTGGAGTTGAGTGTTTAACAGAAGATGAGATGAGAAGTAAAATAAGTGAGAATGCATAA
- a CDS encoding MATE family efflux transporter — MPAALKHLVDILQILIDMLMVGMVSVSALAAVGMSMQFMMVINVLMTLYVVGGNALISRFIGQGRKRRASALLYGLGVFAIILSIFVTFGGYFGSEYIYALMGASDDVIAQGSMYFKILSLGIVVIFIDNLLYNALSAAGDTKSSLYIKLASAAINAFLNYVLIFGHYGFEAYGIEGAAYATVIAYCFNVVAYYMLIKKSKSKLNIIPIIRKKDIIRVWNVGWSAALDRGISSLSFLVFVSIITAYGTAELAGYQVGLRIEGIAFMPGFGFAIAAMALVGQNLGANNKDRAYNMGIISGRIAYIFMGSVGVILIVIPEILVSFFTQDTATIEVASYYLILVGLAQIPLAIMFVYSGALRGAGATKTTLLVNVLSLWFLRVVPSYIAYKMGYGIIVIFVIMNVETLLKGLIYWYIYQKREWLNTKV, encoded by the coding sequence ATTCCTGCAGCATTAAAACATCTAGTAGATATCTTACAAATTCTTATTGATATGCTTATGGTCGGTATGGTTAGCGTATCTGCACTTGCAGCCGTTGGTATGAGTATGCAGTTTATGATGGTCATAAATGTTTTAATGACACTATACGTTGTTGGAGGTAATGCTCTAATCTCCAGATTTATTGGTCAAGGCAGAAAAAGACGTGCTTCTGCTTTGCTTTATGGATTAGGTGTTTTTGCCATTATCCTGTCAATTTTTGTAACATTTGGCGGTTATTTTGGAAGTGAGTATATTTACGCTCTTATGGGTGCTTCTGATGATGTAATAGCTCAAGGGTCAATGTATTTTAAAATACTTTCTCTTGGTATTGTAGTTATATTTATTGATAATCTTTTATACAATGCTTTATCTGCTGCGGGAGATACAAAAAGTTCACTCTATATAAAGCTTGCATCTGCAGCAATAAACGCTTTTTTAAACTATGTTTTAATCTTTGGTCATTATGGATTTGAGGCATATGGGATAGAAGGAGCGGCTTATGCCACTGTTATAGCTTATTGTTTCAATGTAGTAGCATATTATATGCTCATAAAAAAATCAAAGTCTAAGTTGAATATCATTCCGATAATCCGTAAAAAAGACATTATTAGAGTTTGGAATGTTGGCTGGAGTGCAGCACTTGATCGTGGCATCTCAAGTCTTTCGTTTTTAGTTTTTGTATCTATAATAACAGCTTATGGTACAGCCGAGCTTGCAGGCTATCAAGTAGGACTACGTATAGAGGGCATAGCATTTATGCCTGGATTTGGTTTTGCTATAGCAGCTATGGCTTTAGTAGGTCAAAATTTAGGGGCAAATAATAAAGATAGAGCTTATAATATGGGTATTATCAGTGGAAGAATTGCCTATATATTTATGGGAAGTGTGGGCGTTATATTGATTGTTATTCCAGAGATTTTAGTCTCTTTTTTCACACAAGATACAGCAACTATAGAGGTAGCATCTTATTACCTTATTTTGGTTGGATTAGCTCAAATTCCTCTAGCTATTATGTTTGTATATTCTGGAGCTTTAAGAGGAGCAGGGGCAACTAAAACCACTCTCTTAGTCAATGTTTTATCTTTATGGTTTTTGAGAGTTGTCCCGTCATATATAGCTTATAAAATGGGCTATGGGATTATTGTAATATTTGTAATTATGAATGTAGAAACATTGCTTAAGGGCTTGATATATTGGTATATATATCAAAAAAGAGAGTGGTTAAACACAAAAGTTTAA
- a CDS encoding EAL domain-containing protein → MNIPEKTKQKTLLLSITVLLVSWVVGYIFLDYQFKNSVDEQLENITESTEKLFEIKVREEDKTIKFRLARIVSADGLSKAIAEADYEKIHSIITPYFNRLKSLNEDVKILTFRSPDGVTLYRAHKPEFRGDTLNNKRKLILDTNTMQRSFSGFEVGKLEMTYRTTQAIFYKNIYVGNVELGVSPELFIKDLNTIFNIDIGIAIDKSLLDIMLNNDKISINDTYTLIKGSEKLRKFFTSPKELSDFRVDMNMPLQNHLSKTLGILVVGFDISKIVEQNRAFMYKLLFIGIFVALLLVIVLHEGFNMMLKHFTKQVYTDHLTGLSNRQALNDALYSGESNVLILSNIKEFSLLNELYGVDVGNEVLLQVAHEFEKFGVEHGFNSYRVSSDEYVLLKEDSNFEAEVYSDFLDELHNNISTLPIYIGKIEETLRVEIYSGLAFDHEHSLEEAQMALRKAKEKSLPYLAYSQSVDTKKNSERILGMKRVIRHALEHKNVIPFFQPITDKNGNIIKYEALVRIVDFENGEKSIIFPDDFLPVAIKSGLYIEVAQEMLSQALSFFSDRDEKISVNFLPNDFFNYALMDKLVTLISKFKTSGKIVIEITEQEGIEDFDRLVRVVERLRKQGVLIAIDDFGSGYANYAHILRIKPDYLKIDGSLIKNILNDNDSKILVKSIIRFAKDLETKTIAEYVENEEIFELLKEYGVDEFQGYYFGRPTDLINS, encoded by the coding sequence GTGAATATTCCTGAAAAGACGAAGCAAAAAACACTCTTACTATCCATAACTGTTTTACTTGTATCATGGGTAGTAGGGTATATATTTTTAGATTATCAGTTTAAAAATTCTGTAGATGAGCAGCTTGAGAATATAACTGAATCTACAGAAAAACTTTTTGAGATAAAAGTAAGAGAAGAAGATAAAACCATAAAGTTCAGGTTAGCTAGAATAGTCTCTGCAGATGGATTATCTAAGGCGATAGCTGAAGCTGATTATGAAAAAATTCACTCGATAATAACTCCTTATTTTAATCGTCTTAAAAGTTTAAACGAAGACGTTAAAATCCTTACATTCCGTTCTCCGGATGGAGTTACCCTCTATCGTGCACATAAGCCTGAATTTCGTGGTGACACTTTAAACAATAAAAGAAAACTCATCTTAGACACAAACACTATGCAGAGATCTTTTAGCGGCTTTGAAGTGGGTAAGTTAGAAATGACATATCGTACTACACAGGCTATTTTTTATAAAAATATATACGTCGGAAATGTAGAACTTGGTGTCTCTCCTGAGCTGTTTATAAAAGATTTAAATACAATCTTTAATATTGATATTGGTATAGCTATAGATAAATCACTTTTAGACATAATGTTAAACAATGACAAAATTTCTATAAATGATACATATACACTTATCAAAGGCAGTGAAAAATTAAGAAAGTTCTTCACAAGCCCAAAAGAGTTGTCTGATTTTAGAGTAGATATGAATATGCCTTTGCAAAATCATCTATCAAAAACACTTGGTATCTTAGTTGTAGGCTTTGATATTTCCAAGATAGTTGAACAAAACAGAGCTTTTATGTATAAGCTGCTTTTTATAGGGATATTTGTTGCTTTGCTTCTTGTAATTGTTTTGCATGAAGGTTTTAATATGATGTTAAAACATTTTACAAAACAGGTCTATACAGACCATCTAACAGGTCTTAGCAATAGACAAGCTTTAAATGATGCACTTTATTCCGGAGAGAGTAATGTACTAATTTTAAGTAATATAAAAGAATTTAGTCTTTTAAACGAGCTTTATGGAGTAGATGTAGGTAATGAAGTCTTACTTCAAGTAGCACATGAGTTTGAAAAGTTTGGAGTTGAACATGGCTTTAATTCTTATAGAGTCTCATCAGATGAATATGTGTTGCTCAAAGAAGATTCTAATTTTGAAGCAGAAGTTTATAGTGATTTTTTAGACGAACTACATAATAATATAAGTACGCTTCCAATTTATATAGGAAAAATAGAAGAGACTTTAAGAGTAGAGATATACTCGGGTCTTGCTTTTGATCATGAACACTCACTTGAAGAAGCTCAAATGGCTCTTAGAAAAGCTAAGGAAAAGTCGCTTCCATATTTGGCATACTCACAAAGTGTAGATACAAAAAAGAATTCTGAGCGTATCTTAGGTATGAAAAGAGTTATTAGACATGCGCTTGAACATAAAAATGTCATTCCATTTTTTCAGCCTATTACAGATAAGAATGGTAACATCATAAAGTATGAAGCTTTGGTTCGTATAGTTGATTTTGAAAATGGTGAAAAGAGTATAATTTTTCCTGATGATTTCTTGCCGGTTGCTATAAAAAGCGGACTATACATTGAAGTTGCACAAGAGATGCTTTCTCAGGCATTGTCTTTCTTTTCGGACAGAGATGAGAAAATATCTGTAAACTTTCTTCCAAATGATTTTTTTAATTATGCTCTTATGGATAAATTAGTGACTCTGATAAGTAAGTTTAAAACATCAGGAAAGATAGTAATTGAAATCACAGAACAAGAGGGAATAGAAGATTTTGACAGACTTGTAAGAGTTGTTGAGCGTCTGAGAAAACAGGGTGTCTTAATTGCTATAGATGACTTTGGAAGTGGGTATGCAAACTATGCACATATCTTGAGAATCAAACCAGACTATCTGAAGATTGATGGTTCTTTAATTAAAAATATATTAAATGATAATGACTCAAAGATTCTAGTTAAGAGTATTATACGATTTGCTAAAGATCTAGAAACTAAAACAATCGCAGAGTATGTAGAAAATGAAGAGATATTTGAACTACTTAAAGAATATGGTGTAGATGAATTTCAAGGATACTATTTTGGTCGTCCTACAGATTTAATAAATAGCTAA